From Solibaculum mannosilyticum:
CACAATCGTTCCAAGCTTGCCGAACCACAGGGCCGCCGACGGACGTTTTCCCCGTTTTAAAAGCATCAGGCTTCCAAGTCCCATAAAGACCTCTTTGAGCACGAAAATGCATACCAACGGGATGAGAAACTTGTTTTCCCGATGTACAATGGCGATGGAAATCACCACCGACGCCTGTGTCAGCTTATCCGCGATGGGGTCCAGGATTTGACCTACCGTCGTCACCTGGTTAAAACGGCGGGCAATATAGCCGTCCAGCATATCGGTAATGCCCGAAATTAACAGCACTACACCGGCGCCAATGCCGATATCATCCGGCGCCTTCCCCAGATATAGTACCAGAAATACAGGTACCAATACGATGCGGAAAGCCGAAAGAAGATTGGGAATGGTAAAAACCTGATTTGATTTACTCACGAAAGACACACTCCAATAATTTTAAAACATCAAAGCAAATGGAATCCCATCCGGCCCTATCATCCGCCGGTAAACGCCGTCACCAAATAAACAAGTGGATTTTGCTCGTAAAGATAAGAAAAAATCAAGGACTGATCCAAAGCCTCCCTGCTGGGCGGCGGGACGATTTCCAGCACCGTGCCAAACAGATAATAAAGCGCAGTCAGTACAATGATCAGCAGCGCGGCGTTTATTAGGCCCAACAGGCCGCCCAAAAAACAGTTCATCCCGTGGAGTACCGGCAGGCGGAACATGGGACGAATCACCCGGGCCAGCCAGGATACCAGCCAGAATCCCAGCATCAGCATGAGAAGGAACAACACTCCACTGATGATTTTACTTACCACTGGGCTCACTAAAGTATCCACAATCGCTGCTGCAGCCGTCTGTGGGGAGGATGACGTCTCCAGCAAAGAGGATAGCTGGCCGTTGGAGGACACTGCCCCCTGCACGGCAGGCTGCAAAAATCCAGGCAAACCTTCAATGCCCTCCTGCAGCATTTCTCCCACCGATCCCAGGCCGGACGGCAAAGATCCCGCCACCTTCTCTATCAGCGACGAGCGAAACACCGTATCAAACACCATGGGCGCCAACGCCGACGATCCTGCCGCCGCCAGAAAAAATACGGCGATCCTGCCGACGGTACGCACCAGCACATCGGCAAATCCCCGGCGGGCATCGGCCCACATCATCAAAACAGCCAGAAGGATTACAATTGCATCTAAAACAAATCCCATCATTTTGCTCCTTTGCTGCCGCTTTGAGGACTCATTTTCTTCCATCTGTCGAATACTATAGCACAATTAGGCCTTCTCTGACAAGCACATGCTTAAATTTACCGTCTCTGCCAGCCCCATCCTGGAAAACGGAGGGGCGCTGACCGTCAGCGCCCCTTTTCTTCTCTCCCAAAGGGGACTCTTATCCAGTATGCCCCTTATTGTCCCATTTGATTGACATCAATTTGATTTAAATGATCGGCGTCTTGAACATAAAGAGTATTCCCCTGGAGCAGAATATCCTGCGCGCCGCTGGAGGTGGATTGTCTCCCCAAAATCTGCCCGTCGAGGGGACGGATCACCGTCACCGACGAATTGGTCAGCATGGCCACATTTTCATCGTAGGACAAGGCGCGTACCCGTCCCACATGATTCTGATGGCTCTCCTCCTGCAAGGACCCGTCCAGCAACACTAAAGTGCTGTCCCGCAGGTCCTCGTGGTCGGACAGCGCCAAGGCTACGCCGCCGTTCGGGGAGATGCTATATCCCGCCAGATACTTGCCGTCATAGGAATAGGTCTTGAGATCCGACCCATCCTGTGCAAGGCTGACACACTGACTATCCCCCACCGCCAGAATACGGCCGCCGCTGTATTCCACTGTCAGGAGCAAGACACCCTCCAGCTTCTGCGGGGTGGCCTTGCCGCTGCTGAAATCCAGTACATCCACAAGGGAATTCATCTGCCCGCCTTCCACCGTCAGAGATACCGCGGCCGCTCCTTTTCCATCCGGACGAGCGGCTACATCCACTACCTGTCCCTCAGCCGACGACCAATTGAACTGCTTTTCTTCAAAATTCTGGTCATACACCCGCATCTCTGAGAGATAACCGTTGCCCGACTGGGTCACCATCACAATCTGGTCGTTTTCGCTGATGTCGGCGGCGATGATCTTATACTCCTCTTCCTTATCCACCAAGGTGCGGCGGCGGTTTTCCACACGCCAATTGGATCCGCCCCGGTCGTAGATCAGAGCCCGGGTATCGCTGACACGCAGGGCTGGAGTGGTACAATTGTGCTGCCGGTTGACAATGGAGCTGGCCGTCTGATTGAGCAGTTCAAAGGAACTGTCGGTGAGAAACGCCACGTCCCCGCCCATGGAGGCGAGCTGTTTGACGGTGCTGCCTGCCGCGTCCACAGGGAATCCATCCCCTGTCCCATAGGAGGCAAAGTGGGTGTCGAACCACTCGGAAATACGGTCGGGTGTCAGGTTATCCCGGTTGCTGTAGGCCCAAAGGCCTCCCGTAACCAGCAACAAAATCACCACCGTCCAGACGGCGGCCTTGACCATCTTCCTCATGGGGGTGGACTTCCTTTTAAAAGCAACCGTCTTATGCTCTCCATCCGACGGCTTCTTCGTCGTTTTCTGCGGTTTTGGCACAATGTTCACTCCCTTTCTTTAAAATTGTTCGTCACCCGCTGCTCCTCCAGCGGGTCAAATGCATAGAGTACCCGGCTGAGATACAGTCCCTCCGCCGGGGCGGTAGGACCTGCCAGGGCCCGATCCCCCTTTTCCAGGATGACGGGGATACAGTCGGGCCTAAATTTGCCCTGTGCGATGCGCAGAAGGGTTCCCACCATGATGCGCACCATATTGTAAAGGAACCCATCGGCCTGGACCGAGAATGTCACAAGATCCCCTTTTCTCTCCACGCTGCAATGGCTTACGGTTCGCACGGTATCCTCCACCGTGCTTTTGTAAGAACAAAAGCCGCTGAAATTATGTTGTCCCACATACTGCTGGGCCGCTTGATGGAGCATCTTTTCGTCCAAAGGATAACGGTAATGAAGCGCCCTTCCCTCGTAAAAGGGATTGCGCTGTTTGGTGTTGAGGATCTGATAGACATAGCGTTTTCCCAAACAGTGATACCGGGCGTGGAATCCCTCCTCCACCTCCCGGCAGCCGTAGACGGCGATGTCCCGGGGGAGCCGCATATTGAGAGCTTGGGGGAACTGTCCGCAAGGGATGCGGGA
This genomic window contains:
- a CDS encoding CDP-alcohol phosphatidyltransferase family protein, which produces MSKSNQVFTIPNLLSAFRIVLVPVFLVLYLGKAPDDIGIGAGVVLLISGITDMLDGYIARRFNQVTTVGQILDPIADKLTQASVVISIAIVHRENKFLIPLVCIFVLKEVFMGLGSLMLLKRGKRPSAALWFGKLGTIVFYIVMLLIMFIPDIPNAAMTVMIAIVAGFMIFAFVRYAMVFLEILREGHKNPPSSK
- the truA gene encoding tRNA pseudouridine(38-40) synthase TruA — protein: MSRTLLLTLRYDGSRYHGWQVQQNAVTVQEVFQNALGDLLGTRPDLKACSRTDTGVHADMFCISFETDSRIPCGQFPQALNMRLPRDIAVYGCREVEEGFHARYHCLGKRYVYQILNTKQRNPFYEGRALHYRYPLDEKMLHQAAQQYVGQHNFSGFCSYKSTVEDTVRTVSHCSVERKGDLVTFSVQADGFLYNMVRIMVGTLLRIAQGKFRPDCIPVILEKGDRALAGPTAPAEGLYLSRVLYAFDPLEEQRVTNNFKERE
- a CDS encoding CvpA family protein, giving the protein MGFVLDAIVILLAVLMMWADARRGFADVLVRTVGRIAVFFLAAAGSSALAPMVFDTVFRSSLIEKVAGSLPSGLGSVGEMLQEGIEGLPGFLQPAVQGAVSSNGQLSSLLETSSSPQTAAAAIVDTLVSPVVSKIISGVLFLLMLMLGFWLVSWLARVIRPMFRLPVLHGMNCFLGGLLGLINAALLIIVLTALYYLFGTVLEIVPPPSREALDQSLIFSYLYEQNPLVYLVTAFTGG
- a CDS encoding DUF5711 family protein encodes the protein MPKPQKTTKKPSDGEHKTVAFKRKSTPMRKMVKAAVWTVVILLLVTGGLWAYSNRDNLTPDRISEWFDTHFASYGTGDGFPVDAAGSTVKQLASMGGDVAFLTDSSFELLNQTASSIVNRQHNCTTPALRVSDTRALIYDRGGSNWRVENRRRTLVDKEEEYKIIAADISENDQIVMVTQSGNGYLSEMRVYDQNFEEKQFNWSSAEGQVVDVAARPDGKGAAAVSLTVEGGQMNSLVDVLDFSSGKATPQKLEGVLLLTVEYSGGRILAVGDSQCVSLAQDGSDLKTYSYDGKYLAGYSISPNGGVALALSDHEDLRDSTLVLLDGSLQEESHQNHVGRVRALSYDENVAMLTNSSVTVIRPLDGQILGRQSTSSGAQDILLQGNTLYVQDADHLNQIDVNQMGQ